The Apis mellifera strain DH4 linkage group LG8, Amel_HAv3.1, whole genome shotgun sequence genome contains a region encoding:
- the LOC552290 gene encoding serine/threonine-protein phosphatase 4 catalytic subunit: MAESSDLDRQIEQLKKCEIIKEAEVKALCAKAREILIEESNVQRVDSPVTVCGDIHGQFYDLKELFKVGGDVPETNYLFMGDFVDRGFYSVETFLLLLALKVRYPDRITLIRGNHESRQITQVYGFYDECLRKYGSITVWRYCTEIFDYLSLSAIIDGKIFCVHGGLSPSIQTLDQIRTIDRKQEVPHDGPMCDLLWSDPEDTQGWGVSPRGAGYLFGSDVVAQFNSANDIDMICRAHQLVMEGYKWHFNETVLTVWSAPNYCYRCGNVAAILELNEHLQREFTIFEAAPQESRGIPSKKPQADYFL; the protein is encoded by the exons ATGGCTGAATCCAGCGATTTGGATCGGCAAATAGAACAactaaaaaaatgtgaaattatcAAAGAAGCTGAAGTTAAAGCTCTTTGTGCAAAGGCACGAGAAATTCTTATTGAAGAAAGTAATGTACAAAGAGTTGATTCTCCAGTTAct GTATGTGGAGATATTCATGGACAATTCTATGATTTAAAAGAACTCTTTAAGGTTGGAGGAGATGTACCAGAGACAAATTATTTGTTCATGGGAGACTTTGTTGACAGAGGATTTTATAGTGTTGAAacattccttcttcttttggCATTAAAg gtTCGTTATCCTGATAGGATTACATTAATAAGAGGAAATCATGAGTCTCGACAAATTACACAAGTTTATGGTTTCTATGATGAATGTTTACGTAAATATGGCAGCATTACAGTTTGGCGATATTGTactgaaatatttgattatttatctctttctgctataattgatggaaaaatattttgtgttcATGGCGGATTATCTCCAAGCATTCAAACGCTTGATCAAATAAGAACTATAGATAGAAAACAAGaa gTACCACATGATGGTCCAATGTGTGATTTACTTTGGTCAGATCCTGAAGATACTCAAGGTTGGGGAGTATCCCCACGTGGAGCTGGTTATCTTTTTGGAAGTGATGTTGTAGCACAGTTTAATTCCGCAAATGACATTGATATGATTTGTAGAGCACATCAATTAGTTATGGAAGGATATAAATGGCATTTTAATGAGACTGTTTTGACCGTTTGGTCAGCACCTAATTACTGctatag gtgTGGAAATGTTGCGgcaatattagaattaaatgaaCATCTTCAACGAGAGTTCACAATATTTGAAGCAGCACCACAAGAAAGTCGAGGAATACCTAGTAAAAAGCCCCAGgctgattactttttataa
- the LOC727101 gene encoding protein decapentaplegic, with product MRMLLPLRLVFVAAGLLLATTKANVHLHLHSDTAKHFAIGEREQAIAGMEASLLSLLGFAKRPKPQGPAYVPESLKKLFIKQNTIGTADIAKPGIHTRSANTVRSFSHVESKVDHKFQSPNRFRLSFDLSSIPSGEKLQAAELSLSRVPILNQDDSNPKLGRILIYDILRPGAKGYSSPLLRLIDSKLINTRKNGTISLDVHPAVERWIKDPKNNHGLLVHVRGIKQEHVRLKRNINERNDTWVVNRPMLFTYTDDGRYKMSSASQIMDRRARRAALRKNRRKDGRENCRRHPLYVDFADVGWNDWIVAPPGYDAFYCHGDCPFPLADHLNSTNHAIVQNLVYSTKPSMVPKACCVPTALSSISMLYLDEENKVVLKNYQDMSVLGCGCR from the exons ATGCGCATGTTGCTGCCACTGAGGTTGGTTTTCGTCGCAGCAGGTTTGCTGCTGGCAACTACCAAAGCAAATGTTCATTTGCATCTACATTCTGACACTGCCAAACATTTTGCCATTGGTGAACGTGAACAAGCAATTGCTGGAATGGAAGCTAGCCTTTTATCTCTTCTTGGTTTTGCTAAGAGGCCAAAACCACAAGGTCCTGCTTATGTTCCAGAgtcattaaaaaaactttttatcaaaCAAAATACAATTGGTACAGCTGATATTGCAAAACCAGGAATACATACCAGATCTGCTAATACAGTGCGTTCCTTTTCTCATGTTG AGAGTAAGGTGgatcataaatttcaatctccAAATCGCTTTCGTCTTTCTTTTGACTTAAGTAGTATTCCTTCAGGAGAAAAATTACAAGCTGCAGAATTGAGTCTTTCTCGCGTACCTATTTTAAATCAAGATGATTCCAATCCAAAATTGGGTAGAAtacttatatatgatattttacgtCCTGGTGCAAAAGGATATAGTTCTCCATTATTACGTTTAATTGacagtaaattaataaatactagAAAAAATGGCACAATTAGCCTAGATGTTCATCCTGCTGTAGAAAGATGGATAAAGGATCCTAAAAATAATCATGGACTTTTGGTGCATGTACGTGGAATTAAACAAGAGCATGTACGTttgaaaagaaacataaatgaaagaaatgataCATGGGTTGTTAATCGCCCAATGTTATTTACTTATACAGATGATGGCAG atataaaatgtcTTCTGCAAGTCAAATAATGGATCGCCGTGCTAGAAGAGCAGCACTTCGAAAAAATCGTCGAAAAGATGGACGTGAGAATTGTAGGCGACATCCGCTTTATGTTGACTTTGCTGATGTTGGTTGGAATGATTGGATTGTTGCTCCCCCTGGTTATGATGCCTTTTATTGTCATGGTGATTGTCCCTTTCCATTAGCAGATCATTTAAATTCTACCAATCATGCAATTGTTCAAAACTTGGTTTATTCAACAAAACCAAGCATGGTGCCTAAAGCTTGCTGTGTACCTACTGCTCTTAGTTCGATATCCATGCTTTATCtcgatgaagaaaataaagtagtattgaaaaattatcaggACATGTCTGTCCTTGGATGTGGATGTCGTTAA